The sequence CTTTTTCCTTCCAACTGGGAGCTGTCGGCGGCCCGGGCCGCCAGCGTCGTCCGCCGCCTCATCCATTACGGCGTGGCGCCCCCCAGGCTGGCTGCGGTGGGTTACGGTGCCGAGCACCCGGTGGCGGACAACGGCACCGCCGAGGGACGTTATCGCAACCGCCGTGTGGTGATGGTGCTGCAGTCCAAGACCCTGGCGCGTTATCCGGTGACGGGCGGCGAAAGGCAGCGCCTGCTGGCGCAGCCCCGGGAGTGAGTGACATGCGGGTTTGGGCGGTATCCAATCAGAAGGGAGGCGTCGGCAAGACCACCACCGTCGCCAATCTGGCCGGCCTGCTGGCCCGGGGCGGCGAGCGGGTGCTGGTGATCGACCTCGACCCCCACAGCTCCTTGAGCGTCTACTTCGGTTTCGATCCCGAGCAGGTGGAAAGCGGGGTTTACGACCTGTTCCGCGCAGCCATGCAGCGCCAGCCCCTTGCGCCCAAAAGCCGTATCCAGCCGACTCCGGTGGAGAATATCGACATCCTGCCCGCCGCTATGGCGCTGGCGACCATCGAACGCCAGGCCGGCGCGGTGGAGGGGCTGGGGCTGGTGATCCGGCGCGCCCTGGGCGAAATCGCGCCGGATTACGAGCGGGTGTTGATCGACAGTCCGCCGATGCTCGGGGTATTGATGGTCAACGCCCTGGCGGCCTGCGAGCGCCTGTTAATTCCGGTCATCGCCGATTTTCTCTCCCTGGGCGGGCTGGAGCGGATGCTGCGAACCCTGGCGATGATCGACCGCTCGCGCCGCCAGCCGTTGCCCTATCTGATCGTGCCCACCCTCTACGACCGCCGGCCGCGGATTTCCGCCGACACCCTCAGGGTGCTGGAGGATCGTTACGGCGAGCACCTCTGGCCCAGCGTCATCCCCCAGGACACCAAGGTGCGTGAAGCCAGCCGGGCCCATCTGCCGTTGTGTCACTACCATCCCAGATCCCGGGCGGCACTCGCCTATGAAACCCTGCTGGATTACCTGCTCGAGCAGGAAGACCAGCCAACCCTTCAGGCGGCATCGGCATGACGGATTCCCTGACCTCCCCCGACACGGAACTGCAGGCTTATCTGGAGGCGCTGTTGACTCTGCCTCCGGAACCGGCGCAGCGCTCTCCGACACCGGAGCCGGTACGCTGCCCGCCTTCTGGGAAAAAGCCGGCTGCGGACGGTTTGGAGGCGTCTTCCGGCCCGCCGCTGCCGCCGGGCTGCCCGGACGGATTGGGGGCGCGGTTTCCGGTTCTGCGCTTCAGACTGGGAAATCTGCGTTTCGCCGCCCCGCTGGCCCATCTCCGCGGTGCCTGGGAGATCAACGCCGATGCCCTGCGGCCGTTGTCCGGCCCGGGCCTGGTGGGTGAGATGGCGCAGCTGGGCGAAGACTGGATCGTGCTGGACACCGCCGCCCTGATCGTTTCCGGAGGCAGGCTGGAGGTGGATTACCGCTGGGCTCTGCCCACCGCACTGGGGACGTTCGCGCTTGCCTGCGAGGCGGTGGAGCGGGAAATCGACGTGGCGGCGTCCCAGGTCCGCTGGCGTGAGGATCAAAGCCGCCGTCCCTGGTTGTTGGGCATGGTGGGCGGAACGGAAAAATGTCCTTTGCTCGATATCGAAATCCTGGTGGCCGACTGGCAGGCCCGGTCGCAGAAATAATGTTTTGGAGGAATGCATATGGCGGAAGCAGCGAAAAAACTGAAAGATGAACTGATTCAATGGGTGACCTTCCGGCTCGGGGAGGAAACCTACGGCATCAACGTGATGCAGGTGCAGGAGGTGCTCCGGGTCAGCGAGATCGCGCCTGTTCCCGGCGCGCCGGACTACGTCATCGGCATCATCAACCTGCGCGGCAACGTGGTCACCGTCATCGACACCCGGGCGCGCTTTGGCCTGCCGTCGAAGGAACCGGACGACCTGTCCCGGATCGTCATCATTGAATCCAACAATCAGGTGATCGGCATTCTGGTGGACAGCGTCGCCGAGGTGGTCGAGCTGCGCGGCGACGAGATCGAGGTGGCCCCCAACATGGGCAACGAGGAGAGTGCCCGCTACATCCAGGGGGTGAGCAGCCGCAAGGGCGAGTTGCTGATTCTGGTGGACCTCAACAAGCTGTTGACCGAGGAGGAAATGGCCGAAGTCGGAGGGCTGTGACCACCGCCGGCTTGATGGAGAACGGATGGCGCGCGACAATGAATGCTTTGTTTTCCACGCCTACGTTTGCCGATGTTCGGGTTGTCGCCGCCGTTTGTCCTGTTGATCGCCGTTTTGCTGGCGGTCGTCCTTGTCGAGGCGATCCTTGTGGCCTGGTTGTGGCGGCGGCACTGGCGGCTGGAGCAGTCTCTGCGCGAGTGGGAGGCAAGGCAGCGCCGGCAGCATCAGGATATCGCCGGGCTGTGTGCCGCAGGTCTGCAGGTCGATGCCCGTCTGGCCCGTTTGGAACGGATGCTGGCGGAAACCCGCGAATGGCTGCAGGCCGCCGGTCCGGCGGAGGGAACCGGCGGGGCGGTCGCCTATCAGACCGCGATTGAGCGGATCCGGGAAGGGGCCGGCGTTGAGGAACTGGTGAGCGAGTGCGGTTTCACCCGCGAGGAGGCCAACCTGCTGATCCGCCTGCACCGCGACGAAACCGGCGCCGGTTTCTCCTGACGCCCGCCTCAGTCCGCCTCCGGGCCTGACTTGCCGCTGAGCCAGTAAGCGAAGGCGATCACCTCGGCGACGGCCACGTACAGCTCCCTTGGAATCTCCTCGCCTAGCGGCACCCGCGATAAGACCTTGGCCAGCTGTGGATCGTGGTGCACTGGCACCTGGTGGTCTTCCCCGGTGGCGATGATGCGCCCGGCGGTTTCCCCGTGGCCTTTGGCGACGATGCGGGGAGCCGAGGTGCCGTCGTATTTGAGGGCCACGGCCAAGTCCGGCGGATTGACGGTCGTGGTGTCGGGTTTGCGGCTCATGCTTCCTCGTTCAGCAAGGGTCCTGCGGCGGCCGGTTCCGGGGTCGGGGGCGGCAGCGGCCGTTCCGTCACCTGCAAGCGGGCCGGCGTCAGCCCCGCCAGGGACAGGCGTCGTTCCAGTTGTTCCAGATGCTGCGCGAACAGGCGCCGGGTGTCCGGCCGCTCCCCCCAGAAGTAACTGCTGATCTGCCGCCCGCTCAGGACGATGCGGGCCCGGATCGTGCCCAGGGATGCCGGCTGCAGTTCCAGGTCCACCGACCACAGCGGCCGGGAAGCTTCCGCATCAGCGCCGTTTCTTTCCTGTTCCCTTTTGATGACCAGGGTCAGCACCTCCAGGCTTTGGTCATCGTGATAGGGGATCTCTAGATGCCAGACGGTTTCGGGGCGGTCCGGTTGCGGCAGTGAGGCCAGCTGGTCGACGGTGATCCGGGCCAGCGCCGCGGTGACTTTCCGGCTCAGGGAATCGAGCAGGGTTTCCAGCGTCCGGGAGTGGGCCTCCCTTGACGGGAGTGTATCGGATGGGGAGGATGCGTGCTCTGGAGACGGATGCAGCGGCAGGGCTGGGCGCTCGCGAAGGGCGTCCGCCAATTGCCGGAGCTGGTGTTTGAGATCCGGCGGCCGGGAGGCGGCGGACGCCTCCGCCGGGATATCGGCAAACAGCCCGCTGCGGCGGACGGCCTGGCGCAGACGGTCGGGGGAAACCAGCTCGGTCTGCCGTGGCAGTGCCTGCCGCAATTGTTCGAGCTGACGGCGTACCGGTTCGGGTATTCGGGGGTCGCCGGCCAGTTGCAGCAGGGCCGGCAGGCTCTGGGTCAGCGGCTGTTGCTGCGGCAGGACATTGCGGAGCAGTTGGGCGGGGGCGTCGCCACTGGAAGCCGGTTGCAGCACCCGCAGCTGGGGTTGCGGGCCGCCCTGGACGACCTCCAGCCGGACCTGTCCCCCGGCGGGCAGGGAAACCTGCGTGTCGGCGATCACCCGGCTGCCGAGCATTTCCAGCATCACCTGGTTGGGACCGGTCTGGGCCAGCACCCGGGCCTGGATGCGCTGTCCCGGCTGCAATACCTGCAACGGGGGAACCGGTTGGGAAGGGGCGCTGCTGCGCCCGAGCACCGGAATCAGCGCTTGCAGGGCCCGGCGGATTTCCATGTTCAGAAGGCCAGCATCTTCTGAATCTGCCAGATTTCCTCCCGCGCGGTTTCCAGCACGTTCATGCTGGTGTCGGCGTCCAGCCGTCCGGCGAGCAGTTTGCGGTAGGCGGGCACGGTGTCGATCCGGGGAACCTGGCGGATCTCCGGGGAACCGATGAAACTGTGCAGCTGCGACACCAGGACGATGTCGAGATAGTCCGGTTCCGGGCCTGCGTCGTGGAACCAGTCCTCGGCTTTGCGGGCGATGACGGCGAAGTCCTCGGGGAAGTCCCAGCGCCGCATGATGGCCGCCCCCACCGGCCCCCGCAGTCTGGCGATGGTGTGCTCCAGTTCCGCAGGATCGCTGAGCAGGTCCATGTGGGCATCGGCGAAGGTCAGTACCGGCACCGCGCCGATGTCGTGGATCAGACCGATGAGCATGGCCCGGTCCGGATCGAAGCCGGGGGTCTTGTGGGCCAGCACGGCGCAGATGGCGGCCACGTAGCTGCTGTGCCGCCAGAGGGCGTTCATGCGTTTCCGGATCCGGTGGGACTTGGCCTGGAACACCGCCTTGAGCGCCAGGGTGGTGATGATGTGCTGTGCCGCCTTGAGGCCCAGGCGGGTGAGGGCCTGGGGGCAGCTTTCGATGCGGCGTCGCCCCCGGTACAGGGGGCTGTTGGCGATCTGGATCAGGCGGGCGGTGATGACCGGGTCCATCTGCACCACCTTGGCGATTTTGGTGTTGCTGGCCTTGGGATCGTTGATGGCGCGGCGAATCTTGAGGGAAATGTCGGGAATGGTGGGGAGGGAGAGCTTGTTTTCCTTCAGGGCCCGGCAGCACTCCCGGAAGAAGGGACCGGCGTGTTCCAGCGCTTCGGGAGTATCAGTCTCGGTCTGGGAGGGCGCGGGCATAAGCGGGTGTTTTTGTCGGCGTTGTCCTCATCAAGTCTAGCCGTTTTCGCAACAAACGGCAGGGCGGTGGTGCGGGAAACCACCGCCCTGCCGGTTCACTCCGATGGGCCGGCATTGTCCGCCTTGTCCCGCCGCGGCCGCAGATGGGGGAACAGCAGCACGTCGCGGATCGACGGCGAATCGGTCAGCAGCATTACCAGCCGGTCGATGCCGATGCCTTCGCCGGCGGTTGGCGGCATGCCGTGTTCCAGGGCGATGATGTAGTCCTCGTCGAAGTGCATCGCCTCCTCGTCGCCGGCATCCTTGGCTTCCACCTGTTTGCGGAAGCGTTCGGCCTGGTCCTCAGGGTCGTTGAGCTCGGTGAAGCCGTTGGCGATCTCGCGCCCGGCGATGAAGAGCTCGAAGCGGTCGGTGACCTCCGGGTTTTGGTCGTTGCGCCGCGCCAGGGGGGAGACTTCCACCGGATATTCGGTGATGAAGGTGGGGTCGAGCAGCTTGGGTTCGACGCTCTTTTCGAAGATCTCGGTCTGCACCTTTCCCAGCCCCCAGGTAGGCAGCACCGGAATCTCCAGCCTTTCCGCCACCCGGCGGGCGCTTTCCAGGTTGTCCACGTCCTCGGCCGCCAGCCCCGGGTTGAACTTCAGCAGCGACTCGAACAGGGTGTAGCGCTGGAACGGCCGGCCGAAGTCGTACTCGCGTCCCTGGTAGGTGACGGTCGCGCTGCCGAGGACCGATTCGGCCAGCTCCCGCAGCAGGGTTTCGGTCAGGTCCATCAGCTCCGGGTATTCGGCGTAGGCCTGGTAGAACTCCAGCATGGTGAATTCCGGATTGTGCTGGGTCGAGAGGCCCTCGTTGCGGAAGTTGCGGTTGATTTCGAAGACCCGCTCGAAGCCGCCCACCACCAGGCGTTTAAGATACAGCTCCGGGGCGATGCGCAGGTACAGCTGCATGTCGAGGGCGTTGTGGTAGGTGATGAAGGGGCGGGCGGCGGCGCCGCCGGGGATCACCTGCATCATCGGGGTTTCGACTTCGAGGAAGTCGCGGTCGATGAGGAACTGGCGGATGCGCTGCACCATCTGGGAGCGGATGATGAAGGTGCGGCGGCTGACCTCGTTCATGATCAGGTCGAGGTAGCGCTGGCGGTAGCGGGCCTCGCGGTCGGTGAGGCCGTGATATTTCTCCGGCAGGGGGCGCAGGCACTTGGCCAGCAGGCGGATTTCGTCCACCTTCACCGACAGCTCGCCGGTCTTGGTCTTGAACAGCACGCCCTCGGCGCCGAGGATGTCGCCCACATCCCATTTCTTGAATTCCTGATACAGGCCGTCGGGCAAATTGTCGCGGGTGACGAACAGCTGGATGCGCCCGGAATAGTCCTGGATGTGGCAGAAGCTGGCCTTGCCCATGATCCGCCGGGTCATCATCCGCCCGGCGACCCGCACCCGCAGCGGGGTTTGCTCGAAGAACTCGGCCGGTTTGTCGTCATAGCGGGCGTGGAGCTCGGCGGCGACGCTGTCGCGGCGGAAATCGGTGGGATAGGAGAAGCCGGCCTCGCGCAGGGCCGCGAGCTTGGCCCTGCGCTGGGCGATGAGGTCTTGTTCGGTATTGGTTTTCGTGTTCATTGATGTCTGGTGTGGGTTGAAAGATTACAGTCCCTGTTTCAGGCTGGCCTCGATGAAGGGATCGAGATCGCCGTCGAGCACCGCCTGGGTGTTGCCCACCTCGACGCCGGTGCGCAGATCCTTGATCCGCGACTGGTCGAGGACGTAGGAGCGGATCTGATTGCCCCAGCCGATGTCGGACTTGGACGCCTCCAGCTGCTGCTGTTCGGCGCGGCGCTTCTGCATCTCCAGCTCGTAGAGCTTGGCCTTGAGCTGTTTCATCGCCGTGGCCTTGTTTTTGTGCTGGGAGCGGTCGTTCTGGCACTGGACCACGATGCCGGTGGGCAGATGGGTGATGCGCACCGCCGACTCGGTCCGGTTGACGTGCTGGCCGCCGGCGCCGGAGGCGCGATAGACGTCGATGCGCAGGTCCGCCGGATTGATGTCGATGTCGATGTCGTCCTCCACCTCGGGGGAGACGAACACCGCCGCGAACGAGGTATGGCGGCGGTTGCCGGCATCGAAGGGGGACTTGCGCACCAGCCGGTGGACGCCGGTTTCGGTCCGCAGCCAGCCGTAGGCGTAGGGGCCCTCCACCTTGATGGTGGCGCTTTTGATGCCTGCCACTTCCCCGGGCGACAGCTCGATGATCTCGGTCTTGAAGCCCTTATTCTCGGCCCAGCGCAGGTACATGCGCAGCAGCATGTCGGCCCAGTCCTGGGCCTCGGTACCGCCGGAGCCGGCCTGGATGTCGAGGAAGGCGTTGCTGGCGTCCATCTCGCCGGCGAACATGCGGCGGAATTCCAGATCGGCCACCGTCTTCTCGAAGTTTTCCAGATCGGCGGCAATGCTGGCGATGGTGTCCTCGTCGCCTTCCTCCTGGGCCATCTCCAGCAGCTCGGCGGCATCGGCCAGGCCCTGGGAGAGGTTGTCCAGGGTCTGGACGGTCTCCTCCAGATGGGCTCGTTCCTTGCCCAGCGCCTGGGCCCGGTCCGGGTCGTTCCAGACCGCCGGATCTTCCAGTTCGCGCAGGATTTCTTCTAAGCGCTCTTTCTTGTTATCGTAGTCAAAGATACCCCCTCAGAGCCTCGACGCGGCTCTGGAGGTCTTCGATCTTGCGGCTCAACTGATTGAGTTCCAATGCTTCCATCGTCTCCTCGCGTTGGATAGAAATCGGATAATTTTACCTTAATTGACGTTTGTCGCCGCGTTAAGTTGACCGCCCTTAGACCGGGAGGATGCCATGACACTGGAAACCGCGCTCCGGGATTATCTGGCCCAACAGCTTCGGGTGGTGGAGGCGGAGGAAGCCGGGATCGTTCAGGACACCGATCCGGAGCCGCTGCACCGTTTCCGGGTCGCCCTGCGCCGCAGCCGCGCCGTGCTGGGGGAGATGCAGGCGGAGGTGGTGCCGAAACTGGCCGGCCTGCGCCGGCAGATGGCCGCCGTCATGCGCCGGACCAACGCCCGCCGCGATGCCGACGTCTTCCTGGCGCTGCTGCCGACGTGGCGCGGGCAGGTGCTGGATTTTCTCGCCGACGGCATCGAGGGGCTGGAACGGCCGCTGAGGCGGCAGCGCGAGGAAGCCCACCGGCAGGTGCTCGCGCTGCTCGGAAGCGAGGAATACAGGAAGCTGAAGAACGACTGGCACGCCTGGCTGACGGCCCCGCCGGGGGCGTGGCTGGCGGCGGAGCAGACCGAACCGCCGGCGGAGATTCTGCAGCGCCACATTGCAAGGCGGCGTAAGAAGGTCAAAAAGCGGCTGCGGACGCTGGCGCGCGATGCGGCGCCGGAAGCGGTGCACCGCCTGCGGATTGCGGTGAAGAAGCTGCGTTACCTGCTGGAGTTCGCCGCCGCCAGCGGGGAAATCGCAGGTGCGAAGCAGGCCATCGCCCGTCTCAAGGAATTGCAGGACTGGCTCGGCGCCCATCACGATGCAGCGGTCCAGTCTGCCTGGCTGGGGCGGATATTGACCGAAGCGCCGCGCCTGTCCCGCCACACCGCAGCCGTCATCGGTTGGCTGCTGGCAGAGCGCCAGCGGTGTCAGGCGCGGGCGCTGCGCAAACTGTCCAGGCTGTCCGGGCGTTGGGGCGACTAGTCCTAGCGGTCGTCGCGCACCTGAACCATCCCGTCCTTCACCCGCACCGGGAACACGTGCAAATCCTCGTAGGCCGGAGGGCTGAGGACCTCGCCGGTCTTGATGCAGAAGCGGGCGCCGTGGCGGGGACAGACGATCACGTCGCCTTCCACCTCGCCGCTGGCGATTTCCGCCCCATCGTGGGTGCAGACGTCCTCGATGGCGTAGAATCCGCCGTCGAGATTGAACACCGCCACCTCGGTGCCGTCGACCTCGACGACCACGTGCTGGCCCGGCTTCAGATCCTCGACCTTACAGACTTCGATCCAGTCGGACATGGGTTGAATCCCTCGTGAAGTTGTGAATTCAGGCGTCGCAGGGGACGGGTGGAAGGGCGTACCCGGCCCGGACGGGCGGGTTTCGAGCCCCCAGGGAAGGGTTTACGGCGTCCCTGGAACCCGTTCCCTGCGGCGATCCCCAAGCTGGCATTTGCCTATTCGGTGCTCACCGCCTCCTGTTCGCCCTTGATCGCCGCCTCCAGCGAATGCCAGGGCAGGGTGGCGCACTTGATCCGGGACGGATACTGGCGCACTCCGGCCAGCACCGCCAGCTTGCCCAGTTCCTCCCGCTTCAGGTCATCGTCCTGACCGGTGACGATCTTGTGGAAAACATCGAACAGTTTTTCCGCCTCCGCCAGGGTCTTGCCTTTGACGATTTCGGTCATCAGCGAGGCCGAGGCGGTGGAGATGGCGCAGCCCTGGCCCTGGAAGCTGACGTCGGCGATACGGTCGCCGTCGAGCTTCAGGTACAGGGTGATGCGGTCGCCGCAGAGGGGGTTGTGGCCCTCGATGATCCGGTCGGCGTCCTCCATGGGGCGGAAATTGCGGGGATTGCGATTGTGGTCGAAGACCACCTCCTGGTACAGATCTCTGAGATCGTCGAGCATCAGCTGAACACCTTGATGATTTCCTTGAGTGCATAGATGAGCAGATCCACCTCCTCGCGGGTGTTGTACATCCCGAAGGAGGCGCGGGCGGTGGCGGGCACCCGGAAGAAGTCCATCACCGGCATGGCACAATGGTGGCCAGCCCGGACCGCGATGCCGTAATGATCGAGGAAGGTGCCCAAGTCGTGGGGATGGACCCGGTCTACCACGAACGACAGAATCGCCCCCTTGTGCCGGGCGGTGCCGATCAGGCGCAGACCCGGCACTTCAGCGGCGCGCTCGGTGGCGTATTGAATGAGGTCGTGCTCGTGGGCGGCGATGGCCTCCAGGCCGATTCCCTGCACGTACTCGATGGCCGCCGCCAGCCCGACCGCCTCGGCGATGGCCGGGGTGCCGGCTTCGAATTTGTAGGGCGGATCGGCGTATTCGGTCTTCTCGAAGGTGACGGTGCGGATCATTTCCCCGCCCCCCTGCCACGGCGGCATCGCCTCGAGCAGCCCGCGCCGGCCGTAGAGGGCGCCGATGCCGGTGGGGCCGTAAACCTTGTGGCCGGAGAAGGCGTAGAAGTCGCAGCCGAGCGCCTGCACGTCCACCGCCAGGTGAGGGACCGCCTGGGCGCCGTCCACCAGCACTTTGGCCCCGTGGGCGTGGGCCATGTCGATCAGCCGTTCGACCGGATTGATGGTGCCGAGAGCGTTGGACATATGGGTCACCGCCACCAGCTTGGTGCGGGCCGTCAGCAGCCGTTCGAATGCTTCCAGCAGCAGTTCGCCATGGGTGTCGATGGGGGCCACCTTCAGCACCGCCCCGGTCTGCTGGCATACCAGCTGCCAGGGAACGATGTTGGAGTGGTGCTCCATGGCGGTGATGAGGATTTCGTCGCCTTCCTTGAGGTTGGAGTGCCCCCAGCTCTGGGCCACCAGATTGATGGCTTCGGTGGTGCCGCGGACGAAGACGATTTCCTCCACCGCCTCGGCATTCAGGAACTGGCGCACAGTCTCGCGGGCGGCCTCGTACCTGGCGGTGGCGCGCTCGCCCAGGGTGTGGACGCTGCGGTGGATGTTGGCAAAGTCGCGGCGGTAGAAGTCCGCCAGGGTGTCGATGACGGCATTGGGCTTCTGGGCGCTGGCGGCGTTGTCCAGGTACACCAGCGGCTTGCCGCGCACCTGCTGCGCCAGGATGGGGAAATCGGCACGGATGCGATCGATGGGGTAAGCGCTCATGATTCCTCGTCCAGTTCGATGGCGTCGAAGCGATCGTCCAGTCGCCGGTGCAGATAGGCCCGCAGCGGGACGATCCCGACCTGCTCGATCAGTTCGTTGACGAAGCCGTAGAGCAGCAGCTGGCGCGCGGCCGCCTGATCGATGCCGCGGGTTTCCAGGTAGAACAGGGCGTCGGGATCGAGCTGGCCGACGGTGACGCCGTGGGCGCACTTGACGTCGTCGGCGTAGATCTCCAGCTGCGGCTTGGTGTCGATCTCGGCGTCGTCCGACAGCAGCAGGTTGCGGTTGTTCATTTCCGCATCGGTGCGCTGGGCGCCGGGTTCGACGACGATGCGGCCCTGGAACACGCTGCGGCCGCGCTGCTCGGCGATGGCCTTGTAGGCTTCGCGGCTGACGCTGTCCGGGCGGGCGTGGATCAGCCGGGTGTGGCTGTCCAGATGACGGCGGCCGTCGGCCCAGTGGAGGCCGTCGAAGCGGGTCTCACAGCCCTGCCCCAGGCGGGCGTGGATGTCGCTGCGGGCCAAGAGGGCACCGAGGGCGAAGTGGGTCTGGCGGCAGCGGGCGCCGTCGGCCTGATCGACGTAGAAGCCGCCGAAGTGGAAGGCGCGATCGTGTTCCTCCTGAATCTTGACGTGATCCAGCGCCGCGTTCTCCGCCAGCACCACTTCGGTGACGTGGGCGGTCAGGCCGGCCTCGACGCCGGCGTAGGACTCGATCACCGTCGCCCTGGCGCCCGCTTCCAGGCGGATCAGATGGCGGGTGAGGGCGGCGGCGGGCTGGGTCTGGATGTGAAGGATCTGGACCGGGTGTTCCAGTTCGACGCCGCTTTGCAGCCACAGCAGCATCCCGCCGTGGAACAGGGCGGTGTTGTAGGCGATGAAACCGTGGTCTTCGTCCACCGCCTGGCCGAGAATCCGGCTCACCTGATCGGGATGGCGGCGCAGGGCGCTGTCCAGATCACACAGGATTACGTCGCCGGCCAGGGCCGGATGGGACAGGTCACGGTGGAAATGACCGTCGATGAAGACCAGGTGCCAGCAGTCGGCCAACAGGCGCTGCTGAACCCAGGCCACGTCCACCTGGCCGGATTCGGCGGCGACGGGAAAGCGTTTGCGCGCGATCGGGGTGACGTTGGTGTAGCGCCATTCCTCCTCGCGGGGGGAGGGGAAACCGCAGGCAACGAAACGTTCCAGGGCCTTGCGGCGCAGGCCGGCGAGCCAGGCCGGGGCGTTTTCCGCCAGCACGTCGGTGTGCCGGCGCAGCGGTTCGATCACTTCGGCAGGGAGCGTCATCGGGCCTGGGCCTCCAGGTGGGCTTCGATCCAGCCGTAGCCTTTGGCTTCCAGCTCCTTGGCCAATTCCGGGCCGCCGGACTTGACGATGCGACCGCCGGCGAACACGTGGACCACGTCCGGCACCACGTAGTCGAGCAGGCGCTGGTAGTGGGTCACCATCAGGAAACCGCGCTGTGGGCCGCGCAGGGCGTTGATGCCCTTGGCGACTATCTTGAGGGCGTCGATGTCCAGCCCCGAGTCGATCTCGTCGAGGATGCACAGGGTCGGTTCCAGCACCAGCATCTGCAGGATCTCGTTGCGTTTCTTCTCGCCTCCGGAGAAGCCCTCGTTGATGGCGCGGTAGAGGAACTGCTCGTCCATTTCCATCAGTTTCATCTTGTCCTTGACCAGGGCGATGAAGTCCATGGCGTCCACTTCCGGCTCGCCCCGGGACTTGCGGATGGCGTTGAGGGCTGCCTTGAGGAAATAGATGTTGCTGACGCCGGGGATTTCCACCGGATACTGGAAGGCCAGAAACACCCCTGCGCGGGCGCGTTCCTCCGGCTTCAGCGCCAGCAGGTCCTGACCCCGATACCAGACTTTGCCTTCGGTGACCTCGTAGCCTTCGCGGCCGGCCAGCACGTTGGCCAGGGTGCTCTTGCCGGAGCCGTTGGGGCCCATGATGGCGTGGACCTGGCCGTAGTCGAGGGTCAGATCCACCCCAAAGAGGATGGGTTTGTCCTCCACCCTGGCGTGGAGGTTTTCGATTTTGAGCAGGGGTTCGGTCATGACGGTTGATCTATCCTCAAGTCTTTGCAGATTTGTCGTGCCAGCAGGTCTTTGATTTCATCCCACGCTTCCTTCCAGACTGACGCCCAGCAGATTCTGCGCCTCCACCGCGAACTCCATCGGCAGTTCCTTGAACACTTCCTTGCAGAAGCCGTTGACGATCATCGACACCGCGTCCTCCGGCGAGATGCCGCGCTGCTGGCAGTAGAACAGCTGGTCCTCACTGATGCGCGAAGTGGTGGCCTCGTGTTCCACCTGGGCGTCGGCGCGCTTGACCTCGATGTAAGGGAAAGTGTGGGCGCCGCAGCGGTCGCCGATGAGGAGCGAGTCGCACTGGGTGTAGTTGCGCGCCCCCTCGGCGCTTTTGAGCACCTTCACCAGGCCGCGGTAGCTGTTCTGCGCCTTCCCGGCGGAGATGCCCTTGGAGATGATGGTGCTCCGGGTGTTTTTGCCGATGTGGATCATCTTGGTGCCGGTGTCGGCCTGCTGGAAGTGATTGGTGACCGCCACCGAGTAGAACTCGCCCACCGAGCCGTCGCCGCGCAGGATGCAGCTGGGATACTTCCAGGTGATGGCCGAGCCGGTCTCCACCTGGGTCCAGGAGATCTTGGCCCGCTCCCCG comes from Methylomarinovum caldicuralii and encodes:
- a CDS encoding ParA family protein, with the translated sequence MRVWAVSNQKGGVGKTTTVANLAGLLARGGERVLVIDLDPHSSLSVYFGFDPEQVESGVYDLFRAAMQRQPLAPKSRIQPTPVENIDILPAAMALATIERQAGAVEGLGLVIRRALGEIAPDYERVLIDSPPMLGVLMVNALAACERLLIPVIADFLSLGGLERMLRTLAMIDRSRRQPLPYLIVPTLYDRRPRISADTLRVLEDRYGEHLWPSVIPQDTKVREASRAHLPLCHYHPRSRAALAYETLLDYLLEQEDQPTLQAASA
- a CDS encoding chemotaxis protein CheW; translated protein: MAEAAKKLKDELIQWVTFRLGEETYGINVMQVQEVLRVSEIAPVPGAPDYVIGIINLRGNVVTVIDTRARFGLPSKEPDDLSRIVIIESNNQVIGILVDSVAEVVELRGDEIEVAPNMGNEESARYIQGVSSRKGELLILVDLNKLLTEEEMAEVGGL
- a CDS encoding DUF2802 domain-containing protein; amino-acid sequence: MFGLSPPFVLLIAVLLAVVLVEAILVAWLWRRHWRLEQSLREWEARQRRQHQDIAGLCAAGLQVDARLARLERMLAETREWLQAAGPAEGTGGAVAYQTAIERIREGAGVEELVSECGFTREEANLLIRLHRDETGAGFS
- a CDS encoding EscU/YscU/HrcU family type III secretion system export apparatus switch protein; this translates as MSRKPDTTTVNPPDLAVALKYDGTSAPRIVAKGHGETAGRIIATGEDHQVPVHHDPQLAKVLSRVPLGEEIPRELYVAVAEVIAFAYWLSGKSGPEAD
- a CDS encoding flagellar hook-length control protein FliK, whose protein sequence is MEIRRALQALIPVLGRSSAPSQPVPPLQVLQPGQRIQARVLAQTGPNQVMLEMLGSRVIADTQVSLPAGGQVRLEVVQGGPQPQLRVLQPASSGDAPAQLLRNVLPQQQPLTQSLPALLQLAGDPRIPEPVRRQLEQLRQALPRQTELVSPDRLRQAVRRSGLFADIPAEASAASRPPDLKHQLRQLADALRERPALPLHPSPEHASSPSDTLPSREAHSRTLETLLDSLSRKVTAALARITVDQLASLPQPDRPETVWHLEIPYHDDQSLEVLTLVIKREQERNGADAEASRPLWSVDLELQPASLGTIRARIVLSGRQISSYFWGERPDTRRLFAQHLEQLERRLSLAGLTPARLQVTERPLPPPTPEPAAAGPLLNEEA
- a CDS encoding HDOD domain-containing protein is translated as MPAPSQTETDTPEALEHAGPFFRECCRALKENKLSLPTIPDISLKIRRAINDPKASNTKIAKVVQMDPVITARLIQIANSPLYRGRRRIESCPQALTRLGLKAAQHIITTLALKAVFQAKSHRIRKRMNALWRHSSYVAAICAVLAHKTPGFDPDRAMLIGLIHDIGAVPVLTFADAHMDLLSDPAELEHTIARLRGPVGAAIMRRWDFPEDFAVIARKAEDWFHDAGPEPDYLDIVLVSQLHSFIGSPEIRQVPRIDTVPAYRKLLAGRLDADTSMNVLETAREEIWQIQKMLAF
- the lysS gene encoding lysine--tRNA ligase — protein: MNTKTNTEQDLIAQRRAKLAALREAGFSYPTDFRRDSVAAELHARYDDKPAEFFEQTPLRVRVAGRMMTRRIMGKASFCHIQDYSGRIQLFVTRDNLPDGLYQEFKKWDVGDILGAEGVLFKTKTGELSVKVDEIRLLAKCLRPLPEKYHGLTDREARYRQRYLDLIMNEVSRRTFIIRSQMVQRIRQFLIDRDFLEVETPMMQVIPGGAAARPFITYHNALDMQLYLRIAPELYLKRLVVGGFERVFEINRNFRNEGLSTQHNPEFTMLEFYQAYAEYPELMDLTETLLRELAESVLGSATVTYQGREYDFGRPFQRYTLFESLLKFNPGLAAEDVDNLESARRVAERLEIPVLPTWGLGKVQTEIFEKSVEPKLLDPTFITEYPVEVSPLARRNDQNPEVTDRFELFIAGREIANGFTELNDPEDQAERFRKQVEAKDAGDEEAMHFDEDYIIALEHGMPPTAGEGIGIDRLVMLLTDSPSIRDVLLFPHLRPRRDKADNAGPSE